The following nucleotide sequence is from Thermodesulfobacteriota bacterium.
CCGCGGCCGGCCCCTGAGGGGGCAGCCGCTTCATCCGGAGGAGCCACGCCATGCCCGAGACCAAGGGCGCCCGCCTGCTGCGCAAGTCCCACGCCGACTACCCCCTCGACGAAGTAGTGGAGCGCGACGAACCCAACCTGTACCGGGAGATCTTCCCCTACGCCGAGGTGTGCCGTACCCCCTTCGACGGGGTCATCCTCACCCCCGACCCGCCCGAGCAGATCTGGATCACCGACACCACCTTTCGCGACGGCCAGCAGGCCCGGGCGCCCTACACCCCCGAACAGGTGGTCGCCCTCTTCAAGTTCCTCCACGAACTGGGAGGGCCGAAGGGGATCATCCGGCAGACGGAGTTCTTCCTGTACTCCGAGCGGGACCGGGAGGCGGTGGAGCGGTGCCGTGAGCTCGGCTACCGCTACCCCGAGATCACCGCCTGGATCCGGGCGGTGAAGGAAGACTTCAAGCTCGTCAAGAGCATGGGGATCCGGGAGACCGGCATCCTCACCTCCGTCTCCGACTACCACATCTACATGAAGCTCGGGAAGAAGCGCCGGGAGGCGTTTCGCGACTACATGGGGGTGGTGGAGGCGGCCCTGGAGCAGGGCGTGATCCCCCGATGCCACTTCGAGGACGTGACCCGGGCCGACATCTACGGTTTCGTGGTGCCCTTTGCCCGGGCCCTCATGGCGGCGGGGAAGAAGGCCGGCATTCCCGTGAAGATCCGCCTGTGCGACACCATGGGCTTCGGCGTGCCCTACCCCGGGGCGGCGCTCCCCCGCAGCGTGCCGCGGCTCGTGCGGGCCATGATCGACGACGCGGGCGTGCCCCCCGAGCAGCTCGAGTGGCACGGGCACAACGACTTCCACAAGGTCCTCATCAATGCCTCCACCGCGTGGCTCTATGGGTGCGCGGCGGCCAACGGCACGCTCCTGGGCTTCGGCGAGCGCACCGGCAACCCCCCCCTCGAGGGCTTGATCGTCGAGTACATGGAGCTCAAGGGAACCGACGACGGCATGGATGCCACCGTCATCACCGAGATGCGAAACTACTGCGAGCGGGAGCTCGGGATGCACATCCCGGCTTCCATGCCGTTTGTGGGCTCCGACTTCAACACCACCCGGGCGGGCATCCACATCGACGGGATCGCCAAGGACGAAGAGATCTACAACATCTTCGACACCCGCAAGATCCTCAACCGCCCCATGGGCATCGCGGTCACCGACAAGTCCGGAGTAGCCGGGGTCTCCCACTGGATCAACACCCACTTCGCCCTCGGGGAGGACCAGAAGATCGACAAGCGCCACCCGGGCGTGGCCAAGGTGTACCGCTCGGTCATGCGGGCCTACGACGACGGGCGCACCACGGCCCTCTCGAACGAGGAGATGGAGCGCAAGGTTCGCAAGTACATGCCCCAGCTCTTCATCTCCGAGTACGACAAGCTCAAGAAGCGCGTCCTCCAGATGGTGACCCACATCATCCAGGGCATGGTGGAGGACCCGGAGATCCGGTCCATGGACCCGGAGCGCATGGAGAAGGTCATGCGCGCCATGGCCGAGGAACACCCCTTCTTCCAGTTCGTGTACGCCACCGACCTCGAGGGACGCAAGATCACCAAGAACATCACCCAGCTCGAAGACAAGGCCAAGTACGCCGACTACGAGGTGTACGACAACTACGCCGACCGGGTCTGGTTCACCCAGCCCCTGCAGACCGGCAAGGTCTCCCTCACCGACGTCTACGCCTCCAAGGTCACCGGCCGCCTCACCATCACCGTCTCGGCGCCGATCTACGACGCCCAGGACCAGATGGCAGGAGTGCTGGGCATCGACATCAAGTTCGAGGAGCTCGCCCGGGAGGAGGAAGACGAAGAGTAGGGGAGGACCGCCTTGCGTCTTCGCCTGGGGCCGCGCTATGAGGGGGGACCGATTCTCTCTCGGGGGTGGCGCGATGACGGAGACCGGCCGCGAGGCCGCACCCGATCGGACCAACGAGGCCGCATCCGCCGGCAATCGCCCGCGGGTGCGGCCTCCTGTCGTCAAGGCTCGAGACCGGGCGTGGAACTGAGGAAATCACAGCACTTCCAGATTTGCTCACTATAATGTACAAGATTGGGAAGTTGTCCGATTCTTTAGATTGGACGAGAGGTTGCGCGTGGAAGATTTCGACCTGGAAGGGCTGTTGCGCCTCTAGAACCCATGGTGGCAGGAGCCCCGGGGGGCGTGGCGGCAGGACTTGCCCGCCTTCCACCGCCCGGTGGTCTCGGAGATCCTGGATGACCTCGGGTCCCTTCCCTAGATGATCTCGGTCACCGGGCCGCGGCGGGTCGGGAAGACGACCGCGGTGCGCCAGACGGTCACCCGCCTGATCGACGAGGGCCTGGCCCTTCCGGACCGCATCGTCTACTTCACCTTCGACGATCCCCTGGTCTTCGGTTCTCTGGAGGTGCAGAGAGTCGTCTTCGACCGGCTGGTGGAACGCACCGGTGCAGGGCCCGGACAGGGGGACCCTGGTTCTTCTTCCTGGACGAGATCCAGCGCCTGCCGCGGTGGGAGCTCTACCTCAAGAAATACTACGACCTCAAGTATCCCATCCGCTTCGTGGTGTCCGGGTCCGCGTCTTCCCCCATCTTTCGGAGCAGCCAGGAGAGCTTGCTCGGGCGCATCAAGGGCCGTCACCTTCTGCCCTTCCGTTTTCGGGAATACGCGCTGTTCCAGCTTGCGTCGGAACCGGAGCTGGCAGGACTCCTCGACGAACACCGGGGGCTTCGCGCCCTGCTGCTCTCCGGAGACGGAAAGCAGGTGGTCGACCACCTCCGGGCGCTGGGTCGCGCCCTTTCGCCCTACGTGCGCAGGATCAACCAGGCGGTCGTCTCCTACTGCCGCGAGGGCGGCTTCCCCGAGGTCTGGGACCTCCCCGATCCGGTGCGGAAGATGGAGTACCTGATGGAGCAGCAGGTCCGCAAGGTGCTCTACGAAGACCTGATGGCCCTCACCCAGTACCGAAAGCCCGAGAACGTACTGCGCTTCTTCGTCTACCTGCTCGCTCACCCCGGCGCCGAGATCAACATGTCGCAGGTGGCGAAGGAGGTTAGGGGTGGAGCGCCGCGTGGTCGAAGACAACCTCCCCCGCCTCGAGATGACCGATCTCATCCTTCGTGTCCGCAAGTTCACCCACAAACCGCTTCGGGCGCGGCAGGGCAACATCAAGTGCTATCCAGTGGACCTCGCCCTGCGCAACGCCGTCCTCAAGACCTGGGAGGACTACAAGGCCGACCCGCGCACCATGGGCCTGTATGCCGAGAATCTGGTGGCCAACGAGCTTGCCCGGTGGTCCGAGGCCATCGAGGTCTCGTACTACCGGGAGAAGACGACCGAGGTGGATTTCGTGGTGACCCACGGGGGCGACCGCCACCTGCCCATCGAGGTCAAGTACCGCCCGACGGGCGCGAGCCGCGGCGGACTGCGCCACTTCATGCGCAAGTACGCGGTCGACTTCGGCGTGGTCATCACGCGGGAGCTGGACTGCTCGTTCGCCGACGGGATCGTGTGCGTGCCGCTGCGTTACTTCCTGCTTGCCGAGTGATGGCGCNNNNNNNNNNNNNNNNNNNNNNNNNNNNNNNNNNNNNNNNNNNNNNNNNNNNNNNNNNNNNNNNNNNNNNNNNNNNNNNNNNNNNNNNNNNNNNNNNNNNTTGAGCGGCTGCTCCGGCGGCCGTTCACCTCCAGCACCAACGTTCCTCCTCCGCCCCATTCCACGGAGCCGTCGTTGCCAACGTGAACTGCATCCCCTAGACTCCTCCGTGTGTCTGGATGGGTGGGATGGCATGAACGGCCCCGGCGTTCCGGCGTTTGTAACTGAGACGACGCCTGCGCCGCCGAAAGGGGTGCCAGGCCGTGAACCACTCGAATCTCCGCAGGAATCACGGAGGAGGCTAGATCATGCAGGTCTGCGTGGATCTTCCGGAAGGTCTTCTGGCGGCTCTGAAAACGAGCCCGGACGGTCTCGGCCGTGAAGTGCGGCTGGCGGCTGCCGTGACGTGGTACGAGCAGGGAAAGGTATCTCAGGAGATTGCCGCCCGGGTCGCGGGTCTGGACCGGACCGACTTTCTCCTGGCTTTGGTCAGGAGTGGGGCGGAATCATTCCGGGTGGATCTCGAGGACCTGGATCGCGAGCTTG
It contains:
- a CDS encoding DUF4143 domain-containing protein, with the protein product MERRVVEDNLPRLEMTDLILRVRKFTHKPLRARQGNIKCYPVDLALRNAVLKTWEDYKADPRTMGLYAENLVANELARWSEAIEVSYYREKTTEVDFVVTHGGDRHLPIEVKYRPTGASRGGLRHFMRKYAVDFGVVITRELDCSFADGIVCVPLRYFLLAE
- a CDS encoding UPF0175 family protein, whose product is MQVCVDLPEGLLAALKTSPDGLGREVRLAAAVTWYEQGKVSQEIAARVAGLDRTDFLLALVRSGAESFRVDLEDLDRELARG
- a CDS encoding cache domain-containing protein, which codes for MPETKGARLLRKSHADYPLDEVVERDEPNLYREIFPYAEVCRTPFDGVILTPDPPEQIWITDTTFRDGQQARAPYTPEQVVALFKFLHELGGPKGIIRQTEFFLYSERDREAVERCRELGYRYPEITAWIRAVKEDFKLVKSMGIRETGILTSVSDYHIYMKLGKKRREAFRDYMGVVEAALEQGVIPRCHFEDVTRADIYGFVVPFARALMAAGKKAGIPVKIRLCDTMGFGVPYPGAALPRSVPRLVRAMIDDAGVPPEQLEWHGHNDFHKVLINASTAWLYGCAAANGTLLGFGERTGNPPLEGLIVEYMELKGTDDGMDATVITEMRNYCERELGMHIPASMPFVGSDFNTTRAGIHIDGIAKDEEIYNIFDTRKILNRPMGIAVTDKSGVAGVSHWINTHFALGEDQKIDKRHPGVAKVYRSVMRAYDDGRTTALSNEEMERKVRKYMPQLFISEYDKLKKRVLQMVTHIIQGMVEDPEIRSMDPERMEKVMRAMAEEHPFFQFVYATDLEGRKITKNITQLEDKAKYADYEVYDNYADRVWFTQPLQTGKVSLTDVYASKVTGRLTITVSAPIYDAQDQMAGVLGIDIKFEELAREEEDEE